From a single Terriglobia bacterium genomic region:
- a CDS encoding hemolysin family protein translates to MAIILWIVVLALLVVASSVASYLRLLMRRLTPVGVRALFKPDDPRRTRADRERVGVSISALHGVAMALYSTGVAWLFILHRSAVVWESLGAAVLVVMATIAVFDQLIPFVLVARHDEPEAILRHWLPLLRAAVYLALPVTFPILISTTIARLLEFPEGEEQPAAPERGLQELIDSGEEAGLIEKGERELLQSVVEFGGKVVREVMTPRPEVAAVEMDMPIDELRSLFRQKRYTRYPVYSKVLDQVQGVVNVRDLMALSPEDQKYATLRTLMKPVRFVPETKPIRDVLKELQKTTLQLAVAIDEYGSVSGLVTIEDLVEELVGEIRDEVEPHERDIMRESATSYIVAGHTEMAHLADELDLEIENGDYSTVSGLVLAKLGHMPVVHEKVEANGLTFEVLEVNRRTVLKIRLILPVPNSETQASHAGTQSSI, encoded by the coding sequence ATGGCCATTATTCTCTGGATTGTTGTGCTCGCGCTGCTGGTGGTCGCCAGTTCGGTGGCTTCCTACCTGCGGCTGTTGATGCGGCGGCTGACGCCGGTCGGCGTCCGGGCGCTGTTCAAGCCGGACGACCCGCGGCGGACCCGCGCCGACCGGGAGCGCGTGGGTGTTTCGATTTCTGCGCTGCATGGCGTGGCCATGGCGCTTTATTCCACGGGAGTGGCCTGGCTCTTCATTCTTCACCGTTCGGCGGTCGTGTGGGAAAGCCTCGGCGCGGCGGTGCTGGTGGTGATGGCCACCATCGCGGTGTTTGACCAGTTGATCCCGTTTGTGCTGGTCGCGCGCCATGACGAGCCGGAAGCCATCCTTCGGCATTGGCTGCCGCTGCTGCGCGCGGCGGTTTACCTGGCTTTGCCGGTCACCTTCCCGATCCTGATTTCGACCACCATAGCCCGGCTGCTGGAATTCCCTGAGGGGGAGGAACAGCCGGCCGCCCCCGAGAGAGGATTGCAGGAATTGATCGACAGCGGCGAGGAGGCGGGCCTGATTGAAAAGGGCGAGCGCGAGTTGCTGCAATCGGTAGTGGAATTTGGAGGCAAGGTCGTGCGGGAAGTGATGACTCCGAGGCCGGAGGTCGCCGCAGTCGAAATGGACATGCCCATCGATGAATTGCGAAGCCTGTTCCGGCAAAAGCGCTACACCCGTTACCCGGTGTACAGCAAGGTGCTCGATCAGGTCCAGGGCGTCGTTAATGTGCGCGACCTGATGGCGCTGTCGCCCGAAGACCAGAAATACGCCACCTTGCGGACGCTGATGAAGCCTGTACGATTTGTGCCGGAGACCAAGCCCATTCGTGACGTGCTGAAGGAATTGCAGAAAACCACCCTGCAACTGGCCGTAGCGATTGACGAGTACGGAAGCGTGTCGGGCCTGGTGACCATCGAGGACCTGGTGGAAGAACTGGTAGGCGAGATCCGCGACGAGGTCGAGCCGCACGAGAGAGACATCATGAGGGAATCCGCCACCTCATACATCGTGGCCGGGCACACGGAGATGGCTCATCTTGCCGATGAGCTCGATCTGGAGATTGAAAACGGTGATTACTCCACAGTCTCCGGGCTGGTGCTGGCCAAACTGGGCCACATGCCGGTTGTCCACGAGAAGGTGGAGGCCAACGGTTTGACCTTTGAGGTCTTGGAAGTTAACCGCCGGACGGTCCTGAAGATTCGGCTTATCCTTCCAGTTCCAAATTCCGAAACACAAGCCAGCCATGCCGGAACCCAAAGTAGCATTTAA
- the era gene encoding GTPase Era, producing the protein MPEPKVAFKSGFVAVVGRPNAGKSTLVNALVGAKVSIVTPVAQTTRNRILGIVHRPDAQVALMDTPGIHRPLSRLNEQMMAFVREALGERDLTLLIADASAPLGKGDEFAVRLVAEHAPRAILLLNKIDRVHKPKLLPLIDRYSKLHNFEEIFPISALKGLQLDEVMEAIIARLPEGPAYFPPDIYTDQPEKFLASEIIREQVIRNTHQELPHVSAVQMERFEESETLTRIHAAILVERESQKPIIIGAGGSRIKQIGTEARQELEKVFPPKVFLQLFVRVEPNWRDSRPLLASLDYRHEG; encoded by the coding sequence ATGCCGGAACCCAAAGTAGCATTTAAATCTGGCTTTGTCGCAGTTGTGGGCAGGCCCAACGCCGGAAAAAGCACGCTGGTGAACGCTCTGGTGGGCGCCAAGGTGTCGATTGTCACTCCCGTGGCCCAGACCACCCGCAACCGTATTCTCGGAATCGTTCACCGCCCGGACGCCCAGGTCGCGCTGATGGATACGCCGGGCATTCACCGGCCGCTATCACGCCTCAACGAGCAGATGATGGCCTTTGTACGCGAAGCTCTGGGGGAGCGCGACCTGACGCTGCTGATCGCCGATGCGTCGGCGCCCCTCGGCAAGGGAGATGAATTCGCCGTGCGGCTTGTTGCCGAACATGCGCCGCGCGCCATCCTTTTGCTGAACAAAATCGACCGGGTCCATAAGCCAAAGCTGCTGCCGCTGATTGACCGCTACTCCAAGCTGCACAATTTTGAAGAGATTTTTCCAATTTCCGCGCTGAAGGGCTTACAACTGGATGAGGTGATGGAGGCCATCATCGCAAGGCTCCCCGAAGGGCCGGCCTATTTCCCGCCCGACATTTACACCGACCAGCCGGAAAAGTTTCTGGCCTCTGAAATCATCCGCGAACAGGTGATCCGCAACACCCATCAGGAGCTGCCCCACGTCAGTGCGGTCCAGATGGAGCGCTTCGAGGAGTCGGAGACCCTCACGCGAATTCATGCCGCCATTCTGGTGGAAAGGGAATCGCAGAAGCCTATCATCATTGGCGCCGGCGGAAGCCGCATTAAGCAGATCGGCACCGAGGCCCGGCAGGAGCTCGAGAAAGTTTTCCCTCCTAAAGTTTTTCTTCAGCTTTTTGTGCGCGTGGAACCCAACTGGCGTGATTCCAGGCCGTTGCTTGCCAGCCTGGATTACCGGCACGAAGGGTGA
- a CDS encoding sigma-54 dependent transcriptional regulator has product MKNYSVLVVDDEAGIRQSLTDVLQDEGYRVTAVESGEECLDFLGQGKTDVVLLDVWLPGIDGLETLAMIRQREDPPVVVMISGHGNVETAVRATKKGAFDFIEKPLSIEKTLLTLRHAIEELSLSDQNRQLRRKLEGDYRIIGNSVPMKALRQQLSLAAPTNGRVLVYGESGTGKELVAHALHRLSLRRDNPFVEVNCAAIPEELIESELFGHVKGSFTGAVEDKIGKFEQADEGTLFLDEIGDMSLRTQSKVLRVIEQQRFSPLGSKKEMAVDVRVVAATNKDLEEEIQKGNFREDLFFRLNVIPFYVPPLREHAEDVPELLSFFLGTFAAAYGRRPKHFSEPVLEVLCRYRWPGNVRELRNLVERMVIMVSGDRIERRHLPQTLTNHRAPSAQPRGTARGFSSLHEARAAYERDYILRKLDENHGNVSRTAEILGLERSHLYRKMKALGISATD; this is encoded by the coding sequence TTGAAAAATTATTCGGTGCTGGTGGTTGATGATGAAGCCGGCATCCGCCAGTCTTTGACGGACGTTCTGCAGGACGAAGGCTACCGCGTGACGGCGGTCGAGAGCGGTGAGGAATGCCTGGATTTCCTCGGCCAGGGAAAAACTGACGTTGTGTTGCTGGACGTCTGGCTGCCGGGCATTGATGGCCTCGAAACGCTGGCCATGATCCGGCAGCGCGAGGACCCGCCCGTTGTGGTGATGATTTCCGGCCACGGCAACGTCGAGACTGCCGTCCGCGCCACCAAGAAGGGCGCCTTTGATTTTATTGAAAAGCCGCTTTCGATTGAGAAGACGCTGCTGACCCTCAGGCACGCCATCGAGGAACTCTCGCTTTCGGACCAGAACCGCCAACTGCGCCGCAAACTCGAGGGCGACTACCGCATTATCGGGAACAGCGTTCCCATGAAAGCCCTGCGGCAGCAACTCAGCCTTGCCGCTCCCACCAACGGCCGGGTCCTGGTTTATGGCGAAAGTGGGACCGGGAAAGAACTGGTGGCCCATGCCCTGCACCGCCTGAGCTTGCGCCGCGACAATCCTTTCGTGGAAGTCAATTGCGCTGCCATACCCGAGGAATTGATCGAAAGCGAGCTTTTCGGCCACGTTAAAGGCTCCTTCACCGGGGCCGTGGAAGATAAGATTGGCAAGTTTGAACAGGCCGACGAGGGCACGCTGTTTCTCGACGAAATCGGCGACATGAGTCTCCGCACGCAATCCAAAGTGTTGCGCGTGATTGAACAGCAACGGTTTTCGCCCCTCGGCTCGAAAAAGGAAATGGCGGTCGACGTTCGAGTGGTTGCCGCCACCAACAAGGACCTGGAAGAAGAAATCCAGAAGGGAAATTTCCGCGAAGACCTCTTTTTCCGCCTCAACGTGATCCCCTTCTACGTCCCTCCACTGCGCGAGCACGCGGAAGATGTACCGGAACTGCTGAGTTTCTTTTTGGGAACATTCGCCGCAGCCTATGGCCGCCGGCCCAAGCATTTTTCCGAGCCGGTGCTGGAAGTCCTTTGCCGTTACCGCTGGCCGGGGAATGTCCGCGAACTGAGGAACCTGGTGGAACGCATGGTCATCATGGTTTCGGGCGACCGGATCGAGCGCCGGCATCTTCCCCAGACCCTTACCAACCACCGCGCACCGTCAGCACAGCCACGGGGCACAGCCCGCGGATTTTCCAGCCTGCACGAGGCGCGCGCAGCCTACGAGCGCGACTACATCCTTCGCAAGCTTGACGAAAACCACGGCAACGTCAGCCGCACGGCCGAAATCCTGGGCCTCGAGCGGAGCCATCTGTACCGCAAGATGAAAGCCCTGGGCATCAGCGCTACAGATTAG
- a CDS encoding ATP-binding protein: protein MGSNSNPNPPRRAFLIFLLIVVPFLLFIGWSQASLNLSFIHPKSAPQTILLVVVSAIIFLAFLIFALILLRILLKLYVERRSHKLGSRFKTKMVVAFLALTLVPACFLFAFSYGLLNRSIDKWFGIPFDVVQTDAAEVVRQLAIQAENRARHLAVHLTTDPQLAEAASMGSRAALNRVLQREVADLSSESAMFFNPDGALLAAAGPMKLDGEAIRELLPRHSFRNLPPKGLSFQKRSNGEDIFLSVRPLNFASGGASGAVVAITRLPLNIARIAAQIQSEAVKYNQLSNQRRAVRRVYLMSLSLLTVLILFVASWFALFFSKQVTVPIQALADATHEVSRGNLDYRIPARADDELGSLIRSFNDMTRQLKENRLALERAAQEIQKVNQELEERGNIMETILENIPTAVVSFDPQGRIMRKNSTAERMFGHDAIRNAHRIIDLFEPDEAREVGRLFRRAQRQGVVTRQMEVTLGGRRAFVALTLSSIRARHGAVGSLLVLEDLTELLQAQKAAAWQEVAQRIAHEIKNPLTPIQLSAERIRRWIGRADRKSAGSDLVTAVEQSSALIEREVATLKTLVDEFSHFARFPASRPVYAELNGIVAKAVQVFDGRLDGIALRCELAESLPAIHADPDQMKRVLVNLIDNAAEALEHSAVREIWVRTLLDSERDAVVLVVADSGPGISQEAKERLFVPFFSTKRRGTGLGLAIASRIITEHKGNIRVEENHPLGSKFIIELPIEHAPAATAQSAQQQA, encoded by the coding sequence ATGGGGTCCAATAGCAACCCGAATCCTCCCCGGCGGGCCTTTCTGATCTTCCTGCTCATCGTCGTGCCGTTCCTTTTGTTCATTGGCTGGAGCCAGGCTTCGCTGAACCTGTCATTCATTCACCCCAAAAGCGCCCCGCAAACCATTTTGCTGGTGGTGGTTTCGGCAATCATCTTCCTGGCCTTCCTGATCTTTGCCCTCATCCTGCTGCGCATCCTGCTGAAGCTTTATGTCGAAAGGCGGAGCCACAAACTCGGGTCGCGTTTTAAGACCAAGATGGTGGTGGCGTTTCTGGCCTTGACCCTGGTGCCGGCATGTTTTCTATTTGCCTTTTCCTACGGGCTGCTCAACCGAAGCATCGACAAATGGTTCGGTATACCGTTTGACGTGGTACAGACGGATGCGGCAGAAGTGGTCCGTCAGCTTGCGATTCAGGCAGAAAACCGCGCGCGCCACCTGGCCGTCCACTTAACCACGGACCCTCAGCTTGCGGAGGCTGCGTCGATGGGCAGCCGCGCCGCGCTGAATCGCGTTTTGCAGCGCGAAGTTGCCGATCTGAGCTCGGAATCCGCTATGTTTTTCAATCCGGACGGCGCCCTGCTGGCAGCGGCCGGTCCGATGAAATTGGACGGAGAAGCCATCCGTGAACTGTTGCCCCGGCACAGCTTCAGAAATCTCCCTCCGAAGGGCCTCTCATTCCAGAAAAGGTCCAACGGCGAGGATATATTCCTTTCCGTGAGACCGCTGAATTTTGCCAGCGGCGGGGCGTCAGGCGCGGTGGTTGCCATAACGCGGCTGCCCCTGAACATCGCCCGCATTGCCGCGCAGATCCAAAGCGAAGCGGTCAAATATAACCAGCTCAGCAACCAGCGGAGGGCGGTCCGGCGCGTCTATCTCATGTCTCTTTCGCTGCTGACCGTGCTCATCCTGTTTGTCGCTTCCTGGTTTGCGCTCTTCTTCTCCAAACAGGTGACCGTGCCCATCCAGGCGCTTGCCGACGCCACCCACGAGGTATCCCGTGGAAACCTTGACTATCGCATTCCCGCCCGCGCGGACGACGAATTGGGCAGCCTGATCCGGTCATTCAATGATATGACCCGGCAATTGAAGGAGAACCGTCTGGCGCTGGAACGCGCCGCACAGGAAATCCAGAAGGTCAACCAGGAACTGGAAGAGCGCGGCAACATCATGGAAACCATTCTCGAAAATATCCCCACGGCCGTGGTTTCTTTCGATCCCCAGGGACGAATCATGCGGAAAAACTCCACCGCCGAGCGGATGTTCGGGCACGATGCCATTCGGAACGCGCACCGGATTATCGATCTTTTCGAGCCGGATGAAGCCCGGGAGGTTGGACGGCTGTTTCGCCGCGCACAGCGCCAGGGAGTCGTCACCCGGCAGATGGAAGTGACCCTGGGCGGACGACGGGCCTTCGTCGCCCTGACGCTCTCGTCCATTCGCGCCCGCCACGGTGCCGTGGGATCACTGCTGGTGCTCGAAGATCTCACCGAGCTTCTGCAGGCCCAGAAAGCCGCGGCGTGGCAGGAAGTGGCCCAGCGCATCGCCCACGAAATCAAGAACCCTCTCACGCCGATCCAGCTCTCCGCAGAACGCATTCGCCGCTGGATTGGCCGGGCGGACCGCAAATCGGCGGGCAGCGATCTTGTGACGGCCGTCGAGCAGAGTTCTGCGCTGATCGAGCGCGAAGTGGCGACCCTGAAAACCCTGGTGGACGAGTTCTCGCACTTCGCGCGTTTTCCCGCTTCACGGCCGGTCTACGCTGAACTGAATGGCATCGTGGCAAAGGCGGTGCAGGTGTTTGACGGCCGCCTGGATGGGATTGCCCTGCGGTGTGAACTGGCGGAAAGCTTACCAGCCATTCATGCCGATCCGGACCAGATGAAGCGCGTGCTGGTCAATCTGATCGACAACGCCGCGGAAGCTCTGGAGCATTCCGCGGTCAGGGAAATCTGGGTGCGCACGCTCCTCGATTCGGAACGGGACGCGGTTGTCCTGGTGGTAGCCGACAGCGGTCCCGGGATTTCCCAGGAAGCTAAAGAGAGGTTGTTTGTCCCGTTTTTCTCCACCAAGCGGCGCGGCACTGGCCTGGGCCTGGCTATCGCCAGCCGAATCATTACGGAGCATAAAGGGAACATCCGGGTGGAGGAAAATCACCCGCTTGGATCAAAGTTTATAATCGAGTTGCCCATCGAGCATGCGCCGGCCGCCACGGCCCAGTCCGCCCAGCAGCAGGCGTAG
- a CDS encoding endonuclease III domain-containing protein codes for MQRAAQPFGVEPGEVLETYYEELLRQFGPQGWWPARTRLEVILGAILTQNTAWQNAAHAISRLRDAGLLRWSGLRQAHPSRVEACVRPAGYFRQKARTIRTFVAWLDAVHHGSLDALFRQPPGVTRAQLLALRGMGPETADAVLLYAGKLPFFVADAYTRRVLARHRLISHADGYSAAQQFLHRNLPPNQRLFNEFHALLVETGKRHCKRQAPACQGCPLQPYLPANGNPPRALPPNLRRAGRRLQLHAGKEVRVKADGVQ; via the coding sequence ATGCAACGCGCGGCTCAGCCGTTTGGAGTTGAGCCGGGTGAAGTGCTGGAAACGTACTACGAAGAACTCCTTCGGCAGTTCGGTCCCCAGGGTTGGTGGCCGGCACGCACCCGCCTGGAGGTCATCCTCGGCGCCATCCTCACCCAGAACACCGCCTGGCAGAATGCTGCCCACGCCATTTCCAGGCTACGCGACGCCGGGTTGCTGAGATGGTCTGGATTGCGGCAGGCCCATCCGTCCAGAGTCGAAGCGTGTGTCCGGCCGGCGGGGTATTTCCGGCAGAAAGCCCGCACCATCCGCACTTTTGTTGCCTGGCTGGATGCGGTACACCATGGATCGCTCGACGCCCTGTTTCGTCAACCTCCGGGCGTGACTCGCGCCCAGTTGCTGGCCCTTCGCGGCATGGGACCAGAGACTGCGGACGCGGTTCTGCTCTATGCTGGCAAGCTGCCGTTTTTTGTAGCTGATGCTTATACCCGCCGTGTCCTGGCACGGCACCGCCTGATTTCTCACGCGGACGGGTATTCTGCCGCACAGCAGTTTCTTCACCGGAATCTGCCGCCGAATCAGAGGCTCTTTAATGAGTTTCACGCTCTGCTGGTCGAGACCGGAAAGCGGCACTGCAAACGGCAGGCGCCCGCGTGTCAGGGCTGCCCGCTTCAGCCTTACCTGCCTGCCAACGGAAATCCGCCGCGCGCCCTGCCGCCAAACCTCCGCAGGGCCGGCAGGCGCCTTCAACTTCACGCAGGAAAGGAGGTCCGCGTAAAAGCCGATGGGGTCCAATAG
- the pilB gene encoding type IV-A pilus assembly ATPase PilB: protein MSGKLGELLIRESLITQDHLKQALEHQKNHGGRLGSSLVKLGFLTSDQITSVLSRQYGIPSINLDYFEAEPSVTRLVPMETAVKYQVVPISRVGSSLTLAMADPANVYAMDDIKFMTGLNIEPVVASELSITEAIKKNYGSIEEQDRKKEFEDLVSFIHEGETDSVEVEAENESTLNLAALEKAAEEAPVIRLVNYLLTDAVERGASDIHLEPYEKEYRVRYRIDGVLQNVMQPPFKLRDAIISRIKIMAKLDISEKRLPQDGRIMVRMVHNNRRKQLDFRVSVLPTLHGEKIVMRLLDKENLRLDMARLGFEKESLEKFQRAIFKPYGMVLVTGPTGSGKTNTLYSSIAQLNKPDINIMTAEDPVEFQLPGINQVQMKEQIGLNFAAALRSFLRQDPNIIMVGEIRDFETAEIAIKAALTGHLVLSTLHTNDAPSTISRLMNMGIEPFLVATSVHLICAQRLTRRICQQCKTEEKVRHQVLVDAGFAPEEVMTLKVYRGEGCQACNNRGFKGRVGLYEVLEVTDELREMVLAGASALDLRKKAVEQGMTTLRRSGLFKVAEGITTLEEVIRETVL, encoded by the coding sequence ATGTCCGGGAAATTAGGCGAACTCCTGATTCGCGAGAGCCTGATTACCCAGGACCACCTCAAGCAGGCGCTGGAACATCAGAAGAACCACGGTGGCCGTCTGGGCAGCAGTCTCGTAAAACTGGGATTTTTAACCTCCGACCAGATCACCAGTGTCCTCTCGCGGCAGTACGGCATCCCCTCCATCAATCTGGATTATTTTGAGGCCGAGCCAAGCGTCACCCGGCTGGTCCCGATGGAGACCGCCGTTAAATATCAGGTGGTGCCTATCAGCAGGGTAGGGTCATCCCTGACTCTGGCGATGGCTGATCCTGCCAACGTCTATGCCATGGACGACATCAAGTTCATGACGGGCCTCAATATCGAGCCGGTGGTGGCTTCGGAGTTGTCGATCACAGAAGCCATTAAAAAGAATTACGGCTCCATCGAGGAACAGGACAGGAAGAAGGAATTCGAAGACCTGGTCAGCTTTATTCATGAAGGGGAGACCGACAGCGTGGAGGTGGAGGCCGAGAATGAATCTACGCTGAACCTGGCGGCGCTCGAAAAAGCCGCGGAAGAAGCCCCGGTCATCCGGCTGGTCAATTATCTTCTGACAGACGCCGTCGAGCGCGGAGCCAGCGATATTCACCTGGAGCCCTACGAGAAGGAATACCGGGTCCGCTACCGGATTGACGGCGTGTTGCAGAACGTTATGCAGCCACCCTTCAAGCTGCGAGACGCCATCATCAGCCGTATCAAAATCATGGCCAAACTCGATATTTCTGAAAAGCGGCTGCCCCAGGATGGCCGCATCATGGTCCGGATGGTCCATAACAACCGCAGGAAACAGCTCGATTTTCGCGTTTCGGTGCTCCCAACCCTCCACGGCGAAAAGATTGTCATGCGGCTGCTGGACAAGGAGAACCTGCGCCTGGATATGGCTCGACTGGGATTTGAAAAGGAGTCGCTGGAAAAGTTTCAGCGGGCCATCTTTAAGCCCTATGGCATGGTGCTGGTGACGGGACCCACCGGCAGCGGCAAAACCAACACGCTCTATTCTTCCATCGCCCAGCTCAATAAGCCTGATATAAACATCATGACCGCCGAGGACCCGGTGGAATTCCAGTTGCCGGGTATCAACCAGGTCCAGATGAAAGAGCAGATTGGGCTTAATTTTGCGGCGGCGCTGCGCTCATTCCTTCGCCAGGATCCCAACATCATCATGGTGGGAGAAATTCGGGATTTTGAAACGGCCGAAATCGCCATCAAAGCGGCGCTGACCGGCCATCTGGTGCTGTCTACGCTGCACACGAATGACGCGCCCTCCACGATCTCGCGGCTGATGAACATGGGAATCGAACCCTTTCTCGTGGCCACCTCGGTGCACCTGATTTGCGCCCAGCGTCTGACCCGCCGCATCTGCCAGCAATGTAAAACCGAGGAAAAAGTCCGCCATCAGGTCCTGGTGGATGCTGGGTTCGCGCCGGAGGAGGTCATGACCCTCAAGGTTTACCGCGGAGAGGGCTGCCAGGCGTGCAACAACAGAGGGTTCAAAGGCCGGGTGGGACTTTACGAAGTCCTCGAAGTCACCGACGAATTGCGCGAGATGGTTCTGGCGGGGGCTTCGGCGCTTGACCTCAGAAAAAAAGCCGTTGAACAGGGAATGACTACGCTGCGGCGAAGCGGCCTGTTCAAGGTTGCTGAAGGAATCACCACGCTGGAAGAGGTGATCCGCGAAACCGTGCTCTGA
- a CDS encoding type IV pilus twitching motility protein PilT has protein sequence MSTSIPPLSDLLRLMVDSGGSDLHITTNTPPRIRVHGELKPCEDLPALGPADSKQLCYSILTDAQKHRFEESLELDFSFGIKNVARFRGNLFHQRGAVAGVFRVIPFEIKTFEQLGLPAILRKLCEKPRGLVLVTGPTGSGKSTTLATMLDLINSTRHEHMITIEDPIEFIHPHKKCLVNQREVNSDTHSFANSLRAALREDPDVVLIGELRDLETIESALRIAETGHLTFGTLHTNSAASTINRIIDVFPAHQQAQIRAQLSMVMEGIVCQSLLPRSDGKGRVMAMEILVPNAAIRNLVREDKIHQIYSTMQTGQERYGMQTFNQSLYTLYQQKLIDLETALGRSSNKEELQDMINRGASAGPARSLVQGSPVRR, from the coding sequence ATGTCCACGTCGATACCGCCGCTGAGTGATTTGCTCCGCCTCATGGTGGATTCTGGAGGGTCGGACCTGCACATCACCACCAACACGCCGCCGCGGATTCGCGTGCATGGCGAACTGAAGCCGTGCGAAGACCTGCCAGCGCTGGGCCCCGCCGACAGCAAGCAGCTCTGTTACAGCATTCTGACGGACGCCCAGAAGCACCGGTTTGAGGAAAGCCTGGAGCTCGATTTTTCCTTCGGCATCAAGAATGTTGCGCGGTTCAGGGGCAACCTGTTTCACCAGCGCGGCGCCGTGGCTGGCGTGTTCCGCGTGATTCCTTTTGAGATCAAGACATTCGAGCAGCTTGGACTGCCCGCAATCCTGCGCAAATTGTGCGAAAAACCGCGCGGGCTGGTCCTGGTGACCGGGCCGACGGGAAGCGGGAAATCCACCACCCTGGCAACGATGCTGGATCTGATCAATTCCACCCGCCATGAGCACATGATTACCATTGAGGACCCGATTGAGTTCATACATCCCCACAAGAAGTGCCTGGTGAACCAGCGCGAGGTGAATTCGGACACGCATTCTTTTGCGAATTCCCTGCGCGCGGCGCTGCGCGAAGACCCGGACGTGGTGCTCATTGGCGAACTGCGCGACCTGGAAACCATCGAGTCCGCTCTGCGGATTGCTGAGACGGGCCACCTGACTTTCGGCACCTTGCACACGAATTCGGCCGCTTCCACAATTAACCGCATCATTGATGTTTTCCCGGCGCACCAGCAGGCGCAGATTCGCGCACAACTTTCCATGGTGATGGAGGGCATCGTCTGCCAGTCACTGCTGCCGCGCAGTGATGGGAAAGGGCGTGTGATGGCGATGGAAATCCTGGTTCCAAACGCCGCCATCCGCAATCTGGTTCGTGAAGACAAGATTCACCAGATTTATTCCACCATGCAGACCGGCCAGGAGCGCTATGGCATGCAAACGTTTAATCAGTCGCTTTACACGCTTTACCAGCAAAAGCTGATTGACCTGGAAACAGCCCTGGGCCGGTCAAGCAATAAGGAAGAGCTGCAGGACATGATCAACCGCGGAGCATCAGCCGGGCCGGCCCGCAGCCTTGTGCAGGGCTCGCCCGTGCGTAGATAG
- a CDS encoding type II secretion system F family protein yields the protein MSQFEFRGTSRTGETITGIRSAPSRAALDSALRRESITPLKIVEKGREIAIPKFKWGEKVKAKELAVFTRQFSVMIDAGLPLVQCLEILSSQQENKAFARMLAGVRGSLEAGSSLANALRQHPKGFDDLYTNMVEAGESGGILDTILQRLSTYIEKAVKLKRSVQSAMIYPVAVVVIAAGVVALLLWKVVPIFTTLFAGLGVALPLPTRIVIALSHFVASFGPILLGLLVLVGLGIRWYYRTPSGRMVIDALILKIPVLGPVMRKIAVARFSRTLGTLITSGVPMLESMDITARTSGNAVVEKAIAQVRRAIEGGQTIVDPLRETGVFPNMVVQMIGVGEQTGSLDAMLQKVADFYEDEVDAAVGDLLTALEPIIILLLGVVVGGVVISMYMPLFSLIGKLAG from the coding sequence ATGTCCCAATTCGAGTTTCGAGGAACGTCGCGAACCGGAGAAACCATCACAGGAATCCGCTCCGCGCCCAGCCGCGCGGCACTGGATTCTGCCTTGCGGCGCGAATCGATTACCCCTCTCAAGATTGTAGAGAAAGGGCGCGAAATCGCCATTCCCAAGTTCAAGTGGGGCGAAAAAGTTAAAGCCAAGGAGCTGGCCGTGTTCACCCGCCAGTTTTCCGTGATGATCGACGCCGGGCTCCCGCTGGTGCAGTGTCTCGAAATTCTTTCCTCGCAGCAGGAGAACAAGGCCTTCGCTCGGATGCTGGCCGGTGTCCGCGGGTCGCTGGAAGCGGGATCTTCGCTGGCCAACGCCTTGCGGCAGCATCCCAAGGGCTTTGATGATCTTTACACCAACATGGTGGAAGCCGGTGAGAGCGGCGGCATCCTAGACACAATCCTGCAACGCCTGTCCACGTATATCGAGAAGGCTGTCAAGCTGAAGCGGTCCGTGCAGTCGGCCATGATCTATCCTGTGGCCGTTGTGGTGATTGCCGCCGGTGTCGTTGCATTACTACTGTGGAAGGTGGTGCCCATCTTCACCACCCTTTTTGCGGGCTTAGGTGTCGCCCTGCCGCTTCCCACCCGGATCGTAATCGCTCTAAGCCATTTTGTGGCGAGCTTTGGTCCCATTCTCCTCGGCCTGCTTGTTCTCGTCGGGCTGGGTATCCGGTGGTATTACCGCACGCCTTCGGGGCGGATGGTAATTGATGCTCTCATTCTGAAAATTCCTGTGCTGGGCCCGGTGATGCGCAAAATTGCCGTGGCGAGGTTCTCGCGAACGCTCGGGACGCTGATTACCAGCGGCGTCCCCATGCTCGAGTCGATGGACATTACGGCCCGAACTTCGGGAAATGCCGTGGTGGAAAAGGCGATCGCGCAGGTCCGCAGAGCCATCGAGGGAGGTCAGACCATCGTCGATCCGCTCCGCGAGACCGGCGTCTTTCCTAACATGGTGGTCCAGATGATTGGCGTAGGCGAGCAAACCGGCTCACTGGACGCCATGCTTCAGAAAGTGGCCGATTTCTATGAGGACGAGGTGGACGCTGCGGTGGGCGACCTTCTGACCGCCCTCGAACCCATCATCATTCTCCTCCTGGGAGTGGTTGTGGGAGGGGTGGTGATTTCCATGTATATGCCATTGTTCTCACTCATCGGCAAGCTGGCGGGGTAA